One window of Nitratidesulfovibrio sp. genomic DNA carries:
- a CDS encoding HPr family phosphocarrier protein, whose protein sequence is MQEPIEETQEGLTVTVCVANDQGLHARPAARLAQEAQKFGAELFLAMDGMEVDAKSILDILSLAAAKGTCLTLRGVGTDARHALEHLSALFRNRFREE, encoded by the coding sequence GTGCAGGAACCCATCGAAGAGACGCAGGAAGGACTTACCGTGACGGTGTGCGTGGCCAACGACCAGGGCCTGCACGCCAGACCGGCCGCCCGCCTGGCCCAGGAAGCGCAGAAGTTCGGCGCGGAACTCTTTCTTGCCATGGACGGCATGGAAGTGGACGCCAAGAGCATTCTGGACATCCTTTCCCTGGCCGCCGCCAAGGGCACGTGCCTTACCCTGCGCGGCGTGGGCACCGATGCGCGCCACGCGCTGGAGCACCTTTCCGCCTTGTTCCGCAACCGCTTTCGCGAGGAGTAG
- a CDS encoding YraN family protein has translation MGARGEEAAAQLLAKRGLRVLARNWRHGGLELDIVCDDRGTLVFVEVKTRAASGPARPDEALTPAKRGKLVRAARQYLAAHDCWDRPCRFDLVCVVHDGATLTLEHYPHAFDLTASLGGGDTAWQPW, from the coding sequence ATCGGGGCACGTGGCGAGGAAGCGGCGGCCCAACTGCTTGCCAAACGCGGCCTGCGGGTGCTGGCCCGCAACTGGCGGCACGGCGGCCTTGAACTGGACATTGTCTGCGACGACCGGGGCACGCTGGTTTTCGTGGAGGTAAAAACCCGCGCCGCCAGCGGCCCCGCCCGCCCCGACGAGGCGCTGACCCCGGCCAAGCGCGGCAAGCTGGTACGCGCCGCCCGGCAGTACCTGGCCGCCCACGACTGCTGGGACAGGCCGTGCCGTTTCGACCTCGTGTGCGTGGTGCACGACGGGGCAACCCTGACGCTGGAGCACTACCCCCATGCCTTCGACCTCACCGCGTCTCTGGGTGGTGGCGACACCGCTTGGCAACCCTGGTGA
- a CDS encoding PTS system mannose/fructose/sorbose family transporter subunit IID, translating to MPTPATAMPDAKTLLLCFLRSYLVGAAFNTRGHQNIGIVFAMEPGLAAIYPDPRARRDARKRYLRHFNTHPFWAPLLVGTFLSLEARIARGTFPAEVLRNLKDTTVYTLSAIGDSVFGGSMLVFWSLTTCALVVSGNNGAAFLWSLMLFVSLQVFKLFTFAAGLREGLKVLQRLKQWDLINWGEKLKLCNAVVLAGLLWLIWPHHQHVPRWTLSALLLMLASWLIGRFHVSRIFLAVCATAAAFALPWADDWMPLPWGF from the coding sequence ATGCCCACGCCCGCCACCGCCATGCCCGACGCCAAGACCCTGCTGCTGTGCTTTCTGCGGTCGTATCTTGTCGGCGCGGCGTTCAACACGCGCGGGCACCAGAACATCGGCATCGTGTTCGCCATGGAGCCGGGGCTGGCCGCCATCTATCCGGACCCGCGCGCCCGGCGCGATGCGCGCAAGCGCTACCTGCGCCACTTCAACACCCATCCGTTCTGGGCGCCGCTGCTGGTCGGCACCTTTCTGTCGCTGGAAGCGCGCATCGCGCGCGGTACCTTTCCGGCAGAGGTGCTGCGCAACCTGAAGGACACCACCGTGTACACCCTGTCGGCCATCGGCGATTCGGTGTTCGGCGGCAGCATGCTGGTATTCTGGTCGCTGACCACCTGTGCGCTGGTGGTTTCCGGCAACAACGGGGCGGCCTTTCTGTGGAGCCTGATGCTGTTCGTCTCGTTGCAGGTGTTCAAGCTGTTCACCTTCGCGGCGGGCCTGCGCGAAGGACTCAAGGTGCTGCAACGGCTGAAGCAGTGGGACCTCATCAACTGGGGCGAAAAGCTGAAGCTGTGCAACGCCGTGGTGCTGGCGGGCCTGTTGTGGCTGATCTGGCCGCATCACCAGCATGTTCCGCGCTGGACGCTGTCCGCGTTGCTGCTCATGCTGGCCTCGTGGCTGATCGGCCGCTTTCATGTTTCGCGCATTTTTCTGGCTGTCTGCGCCACTGCGGCGGCCTTCGCCCTGCCGTGGGCGGATGACTGGATGCCTTTGCCCTGGGGCTTCTAG
- the rsmI gene encoding 16S rRNA (cytidine(1402)-2'-O)-methyltransferase, with protein sequence MPSTSPRLWVVATPLGNPGDLSPRARDVLTEAALVLAEDTRRAGQLFARCGLSAQRFMSFHDHNEEERLPRILDELRGGAHIALISDAGMPLMADPGFRLVRACRAEGIDVSVLPGPSAPITALAGSGIAPQPFTFLGFPPRKRSDVEKLFAEYATVRTTLVFFERKDRLADTLDAAHAALGPRECCIARELTKPHEEFILLRLEDRAQLTRELLGEITVVIGPPESVTATPSAEVLALLADEAKAAPDEKPRELARRVHEATRGWTVKDIYKLLQDNR encoded by the coding sequence ATGCCTTCGACCTCACCGCGTCTCTGGGTGGTGGCGACACCGCTTGGCAACCCTGGTGACCTTTCGCCCCGCGCCCGCGACGTGCTGACCGAAGCCGCGCTGGTGCTGGCGGAAGACACCCGGCGCGCCGGGCAGCTGTTTGCCCGTTGCGGGCTGTCCGCCCAGCGGTTCATGAGCTTTCACGACCACAACGAGGAAGAGCGCCTGCCGCGCATCCTCGACGAACTGCGCGGCGGGGCGCACATCGCGCTCATTTCCGACGCGGGCATGCCGCTGATGGCCGACCCCGGCTTTCGGCTGGTGCGCGCCTGCCGGGCCGAAGGCATCGACGTTTCGGTGCTGCCTGGTCCATCGGCCCCGATCACCGCGCTGGCGGGCAGCGGCATCGCCCCGCAGCCGTTCACCTTTCTGGGATTTCCGCCGCGCAAGCGTTCTGACGTGGAAAAGCTGTTCGCGGAATATGCCACCGTGCGCACCACCCTGGTCTTTTTCGAACGCAAGGACAGGCTGGCCGATACGCTGGATGCCGCCCATGCCGCGTTGGGGCCGCGTGAGTGCTGTATCGCGCGGGAATTGACCAAGCCCCACGAGGAGTTTATCCTTCTACGGTTGGAAGACAGGGCGCAACTGACCCGCGAATTGCTTGGAGAAATAACGGTGGTCATTGGTCCTCCGGAATCCGTGACCGCCACCCCGAGCGCGGAAGTGCTGGCCCTGCTGGCCGACGAGGCCAAGGCCGCCCCCGACGAGAAGCCGCGTGAACTGGCCCGCCGGGTGCACGAGGCAACCCGGGGCTGGACGGTGAAGGATATCTACAAACTGTTGCAGGACAACAGGTAG